The Xiphias gladius isolate SHS-SW01 ecotype Sanya breed wild chromosome 4, ASM1685928v1, whole genome shotgun sequence genome includes a window with the following:
- the ppil6 gene encoding probable inactive peptidyl-prolyl cis-trans isomerase-like 6 → MDSKVHIEIVGLIKDHNFHVAKSIAEGLKQKFPEAFLDPKIQPLLEFDWHTYLCNKKRELRGEVWQYSSSLMCFLNGLLLGNEMDFASWAKSQWAFTFNQPQAFYMALTEDYYTKHLQKTGHQFVFMDIEIAGEAVGRLFFELFSDVCPKTSKNFEALCTGEQGLSQSGLPLCYKGSLFHRIVPNGWVQGGDISPERKGNGGESIYGPTFEDESFAVSHSKRGTLGMANKGPHSNGSQFYITLQPTLWMDRTYVAFGQVVEGVDVLKRYEEAPTCNDRPKYECKVTDCGVLQL, encoded by the exons ATGGACTCAAAAGTTCACATAGAAATTGTAGGCTTAATTAAAGACCATAATTTCCATGTTGCCAAAAGTATTGCAGAG GGACTAAAGCAGAAGTTCCCTGAGGCATTTCTGGACCCAAAAATTCAACCGCTACTTGAGTTTGACTGGCACACATATCTGTGCAACAAGAAAAGG GAGCTGCGTGGTGAAGTGTGGCAGTACTCCAGCAGCCTGATGTGCTTTCTGAACGGCCTTCTCCTCGGTAATGAGATGGATTTTGCCAGCTGGGCAAAGAGTCAGTGGGCTTTCACTTTCAATCAGCCACAGGCTTTCTATATGGCTCTCACTGAGGACTACTACACCAAACACCTCCAGAAAACCGGG catcagtttgttttcatggaCATTGAAATAGCAGGAGAGGCAGTGGGGAGGTTGTTCTTTGAG ctgttCTCAGATGTTTGTCCAAAGACATCAAAGAACTTTGAGGCTCTGTGCACAGGAGAGCAGGGACTGTCGCAGAGCGGCCTCCCACTCTGCTACAAGGGCTCTCTGTTTCATCGCATAGTGCCCAACGGATGGGTGCAAGGTGGAG ATATTTCTCCAGAGAGGAAAGGTAATGGAGGGGAATCAATCTATGGACCAACTTTTGAAG ATGAGAGTTTTGCTGTCTCCCACTCAAAGCGGGGCACTCTAGGAATGGCCAATAAGGGCCCCCACAGCAACGGATCCCAGTTTTACATCACCCTGCAGCCAACACTCTGGATGGATAGGACCTATGTTGCCTTTGG ACAAGTGGTTGAAGGTGTCGATGTCCTCAAGAGATATGAAGAGGCCCCGACATGCAATGATAGACCCAAGTATGAATGTAAAGTTACCGATTGTGGAGTATTACAGCTTTAG
- the LOC120789445 gene encoding flap endonuclease GEN homolog 1 isoform X1: MGVHDLWSIVETVRESVPLYSLSGKTLAVDLSLWVCEAQHVQAMMGRVTKPHLRNLFFRVSSLTLMGVKLVFVMEGEAPKLKAETMSKRTETRFGGFKKASAPRSTTNTSRGRFRAVLRECAEMLDYLGVPWVTAAGEAEAMCAYLDSQGLVDGCITNDGDAFLYGARTVYRNFNMNSKDPQVDCYRTSRVQTELHLSRENLVGLAILLGCDYIPKGVPGVGKEQALKLIKTLRGQTLLQRFIQWKEDNAGVSEGVVKKVPHCHVCRHPGSAKGHERGGCVLCGSERFCQPQDFDYQCPCDWHHYEQTRQALSFEANIRKKTLASQHFPFTEIISEFLISKDKPVSHFRRRQPNMLLMQKFAYDKMEWPKHYTSEKVLVLMTYAELMNRKHGREMSSQIKPLRISKPRVRNAVACFEVIWSTPEHYVFPEDRPAEGQHEVRTVEEECLFRVAFPEMVESYLRDKALAEENKTKKKKPKSKKEKQSDVSDGISDLLAQMSLQSFSSANANIRLQTLLPTISNTEKPEVVNLDTPVNDKQHSNSKEDHSGLVNCPNTPLSPDSEAVASPSVSAVVDALHLSDIDWDALSFTSSPPPQATTNHTTEPRLNISTDRDVKETEGKNAKQKASRDVKQADSRSAPELCYTECPLRDRVLMRNTAKAVNQREVHNDVVSKQLNYGLASLEHISPHSSNLKPNGQITSKGGSDSTLTGKESDVNKKGPLSVKSQCVKNKAATETHTSKRPLIPGVQNQCKEKDECNGSQKPPQKYKFVRTAISLSAAPSQRCHSDPGQSDRDRNMPQTTKKSVCYSLCSSSEDSDAENQQFGAQTKAKIKPMKKIKDSVITDFPLKPVSGPKTTKQTIKTTHCPQPLRPKSQGHGTDVEIKRTPVSNKSKYQDVPPANVDDDVLSQTPASPVAVLDSDDSVICSESPLPLAERLRLKFLK; this comes from the exons ATGGGTGTGCACGATCTGTGGTCTATCGTGGAGACGGTTCGTGAGTCGGTGCCGCTGTACAGTTTGAGCGGAAAGACGCTGGCAGTCGACCTGAGCTTATGGGTGTGCGAGGCTCAGCATGTCCAAGCAATGATGGGGAGAGTTACCAAGCCCCACCTGAG gaatttatttttcagggtCTCCTCCCTCACACTTATGGGGGTAAAGCTCGTCTTTGTCATGGAAGGAGAAGCCCCTAAGCTTAAAGCAGAGACCATGAGCAAGAGGACAGAAACAAGATTTGGAGGATTCAAAAAGGCTTCTGCCCCCAGGTCTACAACAAACACCAGCAGAGGGCGCTTCAGAGCTGTACTCAGAGAG TGCGCAGAGATGCTGGACTACCTGGGTGTGCCATGGGTGACCGCGGCTGGGGAGGCTGAGGCCATGTGCGCTTACTTGGATTCACAGGGCCTGGTGGATGGCTGCATCACCAATGATGGAGATGCATTCCTGTATGGAGCCAGAACTGTCTACAGGAACTTCAATATGAATAGTAAA GACCCTCAGGTGGACTGTTATAGGACCTCTCGAGTGCAAACAGAGTTACATCTGTCCAGAGAGAACCTTGTTGGTCTGGCCATCCTCCTTGGCTGTGATTATATTCCTAAG GGTGTACCAGGTGTTGGTAAAGAGCAAGCTCTTAAACTTATCAAGACACTGAGAGGACAAACACTTCTGCAGAG GTTCATCCAGTGGAAGGAGGATAATGCAGGTGTATCTGAGGGGGTCGTAAAAAAAGTTCCTCACTGCCACGTATGTCGACATCCTG gaTCAGCGAAGGGACATGAGCGTGGCGGCTGTGTGCTTTGCGGCAGTGAACGTTTCTGTCAACCTCAGGATTTTGATTACCAGTGCCCCTGTGACTGGCACCACTATGAACAGACCCGCCAGGCTTTGTCTTTTGAGGCAAATATCAGGAA gaaaacactGGCAAGTCAACATTTCCCTTTCACAGAG atCATCAGTGAGTTTCTGATTTCCAAAGATAAGCCTGTGTCACATTTCAGGAGGAGACAGCCAAATATGCTGTTGATGCAG AAATTTGCCTATGACAAGATGGAGTGGCCGAAGCACTACACCAGTGAAAAGGTTTTAGTCTTGATGACCTACGCAGAGTTGATGAACAGGAAACATGGAAGAGAAATGTCCTCCCAAATCAAGCCCCTAAG AATATCGAAACCAAGAGTGAGAAATGCCGTCGCTTGCTTCGAAGTCATCTGGAGCACACCAG AACATTACGTGTTTCCTGAGGATCGGCCTGCAGAGGGTCAACATGAGGTGAGGACAGTAGAGGAAGAGTGTCTCTTCCGTGTGGCCTTCCCAGAGATGGTGGAGAGCTACCTGAGAGACAAGGCTCTGGCTGAAGAAAACAAGACCAAAA aaaagaaaccaaagagtAAAAAGGAGAAGCAATCTGATGTCTCTGATGGCATTTCGGACCTCTTGGCTCAGATGAGCCTTCAGAGCTTCTCTTCAGCGAATGCTAACATTCGACTACAAACGCTGCTCCCTAccatttcaaacacagaaaaaccagaAGTGGTGAATTTGGACACTCCAGTGAACGATAAACAGCATAGTAACTCAAAAGAAGACCACAGCGGTCTGGTTAACTGCCCCAACACTCCTCTGTCTCCTGACTCAGAGGCTGTTGCTTCACcatctgtctctgctgttgttGATGCTCTACACCTGAGTGATATTGACTGGGATGCTCTGTCCTTCacttcctctccacctccacaAGCCACTACGAACCACACCACCGAGCCCAGGCTGAATATATCCACAGACCGAGATGTCAAGGAAACAGAGGGCAAAAACGCCAAGCAGAAAGCCTCAAGAGATGTCAAACAAGCAGACTCCAGATCTGCTCCAGAGCTGTGTTACACCGAGTGTCCGCTACGGGACAGGGTGCTCATGAGGAATACAGCCAAAGCTGTAAACCAGAGGGAGGTACACAATGATGTGGtctcaaaacaattaaattatgGGTTAGCCTCTCTCGAACACATTTCTCCTCACAGCTCCAACTTAAAACCAAATGGACAAATAACCAGTAAAGGTGGCAGTGACAGTACATTGACAGGGAAGGAATCTGATGTTAACAAAAAAGGACCACTCAGTGTTAAAAGCCAGTGTGTAAAGAATAAGGCAGCAACAGAAACTCACACTTCGAAACGACCATTAATTCCTGGAGTACAGAATCAGTGTAAGGAAAAGGACGAATGTAATGGTTCCCAGAAGCCTCCTCAGAAATATAAATTTGTCAGGACAGCCATTTCATTATCTGCTGCCCCATCACAGAGGTGCCACTCTGACCCAGGTCAAAGTGACAGGGACAGGAACATGCCACAGACCACCAAGAAGAGTGTGTGTTACAGCTTGTGTTCATCCAGCGAGGACAGTGACGCAGAGAACCAGCAGTTTGGAGCTCAAACAAAGGCTAAGATAAAGCCCATGAAAAAGATCAAGGACAGCGTCATTACAGACTTCCCCCTGAAACCAGTTTCTGGGCctaaaacaaccaaacaaacaataaaaacgaCTCATTGCCCCCAGCCATTACGACCAAAGTCTCAGGGACACGGTACAGATGTTGAGATAAAAAGAACACCTGtatcaaacaaaagcaaataccAGGATGTCCCGCCAGCTAATGTGGACGACGATGTGCTCTCTCAGACTCCAGCTTCACCTGTCGCTGTCTTAGATAGTGATGATTCAGTGATTTGCAGTGAGAGTCCACTGCCACTGGCTGAGAGACTGAGACTGAAATTCCTGAAGTGA
- the LOC120789445 gene encoding flap endonuclease GEN homolog 1 isoform X2, which translates to MGVKLVFVMEGEAPKLKAETMSKRTETRFGGFKKASAPRSTTNTSRGRFRAVLRECAEMLDYLGVPWVTAAGEAEAMCAYLDSQGLVDGCITNDGDAFLYGARTVYRNFNMNSKDPQVDCYRTSRVQTELHLSRENLVGLAILLGCDYIPKGVPGVGKEQALKLIKTLRGQTLLQRFIQWKEDNAGVSEGVVKKVPHCHVCRHPGSAKGHERGGCVLCGSERFCQPQDFDYQCPCDWHHYEQTRQALSFEANIRKKTLASQHFPFTEIISEFLISKDKPVSHFRRRQPNMLLMQKFAYDKMEWPKHYTSEKVLVLMTYAELMNRKHGREMSSQIKPLRISKPRVRNAVACFEVIWSTPEHYVFPEDRPAEGQHEVRTVEEECLFRVAFPEMVESYLRDKALAEENKTKKKKPKSKKEKQSDVSDGISDLLAQMSLQSFSSANANIRLQTLLPTISNTEKPEVVNLDTPVNDKQHSNSKEDHSGLVNCPNTPLSPDSEAVASPSVSAVVDALHLSDIDWDALSFTSSPPPQATTNHTTEPRLNISTDRDVKETEGKNAKQKASRDVKQADSRSAPELCYTECPLRDRVLMRNTAKAVNQREVHNDVVSKQLNYGLASLEHISPHSSNLKPNGQITSKGGSDSTLTGKESDVNKKGPLSVKSQCVKNKAATETHTSKRPLIPGVQNQCKEKDECNGSQKPPQKYKFVRTAISLSAAPSQRCHSDPGQSDRDRNMPQTTKKSVCYSLCSSSEDSDAENQQFGAQTKAKIKPMKKIKDSVITDFPLKPVSGPKTTKQTIKTTHCPQPLRPKSQGHGTDVEIKRTPVSNKSKYQDVPPANVDDDVLSQTPASPVAVLDSDDSVICSESPLPLAERLRLKFLK; encoded by the exons ATGGGGGTAAAGCTCGTCTTTGTCATGGAAGGAGAAGCCCCTAAGCTTAAAGCAGAGACCATGAGCAAGAGGACAGAAACAAGATTTGGAGGATTCAAAAAGGCTTCTGCCCCCAGGTCTACAACAAACACCAGCAGAGGGCGCTTCAGAGCTGTACTCAGAGAG TGCGCAGAGATGCTGGACTACCTGGGTGTGCCATGGGTGACCGCGGCTGGGGAGGCTGAGGCCATGTGCGCTTACTTGGATTCACAGGGCCTGGTGGATGGCTGCATCACCAATGATGGAGATGCATTCCTGTATGGAGCCAGAACTGTCTACAGGAACTTCAATATGAATAGTAAA GACCCTCAGGTGGACTGTTATAGGACCTCTCGAGTGCAAACAGAGTTACATCTGTCCAGAGAGAACCTTGTTGGTCTGGCCATCCTCCTTGGCTGTGATTATATTCCTAAG GGTGTACCAGGTGTTGGTAAAGAGCAAGCTCTTAAACTTATCAAGACACTGAGAGGACAAACACTTCTGCAGAG GTTCATCCAGTGGAAGGAGGATAATGCAGGTGTATCTGAGGGGGTCGTAAAAAAAGTTCCTCACTGCCACGTATGTCGACATCCTG gaTCAGCGAAGGGACATGAGCGTGGCGGCTGTGTGCTTTGCGGCAGTGAACGTTTCTGTCAACCTCAGGATTTTGATTACCAGTGCCCCTGTGACTGGCACCACTATGAACAGACCCGCCAGGCTTTGTCTTTTGAGGCAAATATCAGGAA gaaaacactGGCAAGTCAACATTTCCCTTTCACAGAG atCATCAGTGAGTTTCTGATTTCCAAAGATAAGCCTGTGTCACATTTCAGGAGGAGACAGCCAAATATGCTGTTGATGCAG AAATTTGCCTATGACAAGATGGAGTGGCCGAAGCACTACACCAGTGAAAAGGTTTTAGTCTTGATGACCTACGCAGAGTTGATGAACAGGAAACATGGAAGAGAAATGTCCTCCCAAATCAAGCCCCTAAG AATATCGAAACCAAGAGTGAGAAATGCCGTCGCTTGCTTCGAAGTCATCTGGAGCACACCAG AACATTACGTGTTTCCTGAGGATCGGCCTGCAGAGGGTCAACATGAGGTGAGGACAGTAGAGGAAGAGTGTCTCTTCCGTGTGGCCTTCCCAGAGATGGTGGAGAGCTACCTGAGAGACAAGGCTCTGGCTGAAGAAAACAAGACCAAAA aaaagaaaccaaagagtAAAAAGGAGAAGCAATCTGATGTCTCTGATGGCATTTCGGACCTCTTGGCTCAGATGAGCCTTCAGAGCTTCTCTTCAGCGAATGCTAACATTCGACTACAAACGCTGCTCCCTAccatttcaaacacagaaaaaccagaAGTGGTGAATTTGGACACTCCAGTGAACGATAAACAGCATAGTAACTCAAAAGAAGACCACAGCGGTCTGGTTAACTGCCCCAACACTCCTCTGTCTCCTGACTCAGAGGCTGTTGCTTCACcatctgtctctgctgttgttGATGCTCTACACCTGAGTGATATTGACTGGGATGCTCTGTCCTTCacttcctctccacctccacaAGCCACTACGAACCACACCACCGAGCCCAGGCTGAATATATCCACAGACCGAGATGTCAAGGAAACAGAGGGCAAAAACGCCAAGCAGAAAGCCTCAAGAGATGTCAAACAAGCAGACTCCAGATCTGCTCCAGAGCTGTGTTACACCGAGTGTCCGCTACGGGACAGGGTGCTCATGAGGAATACAGCCAAAGCTGTAAACCAGAGGGAGGTACACAATGATGTGGtctcaaaacaattaaattatgGGTTAGCCTCTCTCGAACACATTTCTCCTCACAGCTCCAACTTAAAACCAAATGGACAAATAACCAGTAAAGGTGGCAGTGACAGTACATTGACAGGGAAGGAATCTGATGTTAACAAAAAAGGACCACTCAGTGTTAAAAGCCAGTGTGTAAAGAATAAGGCAGCAACAGAAACTCACACTTCGAAACGACCATTAATTCCTGGAGTACAGAATCAGTGTAAGGAAAAGGACGAATGTAATGGTTCCCAGAAGCCTCCTCAGAAATATAAATTTGTCAGGACAGCCATTTCATTATCTGCTGCCCCATCACAGAGGTGCCACTCTGACCCAGGTCAAAGTGACAGGGACAGGAACATGCCACAGACCACCAAGAAGAGTGTGTGTTACAGCTTGTGTTCATCCAGCGAGGACAGTGACGCAGAGAACCAGCAGTTTGGAGCTCAAACAAAGGCTAAGATAAAGCCCATGAAAAAGATCAAGGACAGCGTCATTACAGACTTCCCCCTGAAACCAGTTTCTGGGCctaaaacaaccaaacaaacaataaaaacgaCTCATTGCCCCCAGCCATTACGACCAAAGTCTCAGGGACACGGTACAGATGTTGAGATAAAAAGAACACCTGtatcaaacaaaagcaaataccAGGATGTCCCGCCAGCTAATGTGGACGACGATGTGCTCTCTCAGACTCCAGCTTCACCTGTCGCTGTCTTAGATAGTGATGATTCAGTGATTTGCAGTGAGAGTCCACTGCCACTGGCTGAGAGACTGAGACTGAAATTCCTGAAGTGA
- the msgn1 gene encoding mesogenin-1 — protein sequence MDVWTSGDISDMDLEDVTAKILTEWKSHDSTFGEDQDSLQATSPESSLDSMCSSPEMCYSSRHHREIKDFSFDLTGHRAAPAAQKQSKPKMSTKRRMKASEREKMRMRSLAEALHQLRDYLPPDYSKRGQPLTKIQTLKYTIEYINKLSDILSRA from the coding sequence ATGGACGTCTGGACGTCTGGGGATATTTCTGACATGGACCTGGAGGACGTTACGGCTAAAATCCTGACTGAGTGGAAGAGCCATGACAGCACTTTTGGGGAAGATCAGGACTCGCTTCAGGCTACCTCGCCGGAATCCTCGTTGGACTCCATGTGCTCCTCGCCGGAGATGTGCTACTCCAGCAGGCATCACCGGGAGATCAAGGATTTCTCTTTTGACTTGACGGGACACAGGGCGGCTCCAGCGGCGCAGAAGCAGAGCAAGCCCAAGATGTCCACCAAAAGACGCATGAAGGCCAGCGAGAGGGAGAAGATGCGGATGAGGAGTCTTGCAGAGGCGCTGCACCAGCTCCGTGACTACCTGCCGCCGGACTACAGCAAAAGAGGCCAACCCTTAACCAAGATACAAACCCTCAAATACACCATCGAATACATCAACAAGCTCTCAGACATCCTGAGCCGCGCGTAA